A stretch of Brachyhypopomus gauderio isolate BG-103 chromosome 3, BGAUD_0.2, whole genome shotgun sequence DNA encodes these proteins:
- the LOC143509861 gene encoding homeodomain-interacting protein kinase 2-like: MAGRGQPKRRRLSSKGLTSQLQVLSRDVSGQAGESSYYLQCPDHTGAPSPADSTFNPNYNSAAVVSPSSGAEHRQTGFCAANITSSISRPSWSSSSSWWPSSSSLWSSSSSSSSPSRQGVDVALASQSGNAYRKRGGLKRKNREADSSDSVLTLEEPSAPGLSNRMAWGEASTTIDYHLEQHEVLCSVSNRYEVLEFLGCGAFGQVAKCWKLGTNETVAIKILKDHPYFARQGQIEMSILSCLSTENADEFNIVRWYECFQHRNHICLVFEMLGQSLYDFLKHSEFSPLPLKYIRPMLQQLATALLKLKSLGLIHTDLKPDNIMLVDPVRQPYRIKVIDFGSATHVSDAVCSSYLQTRYYRSPEIILGLPFCEAIDMWSLGCVIAELFLGWPLYPGASEYDQIRYISQTQGLPPENLLNAGTKTGCYFHRGSGSSYHLWRLKTPLEHEVELGVESRETRKYIFNCLDDMMQVNMPSLEGRDILVEKADRREFMDLLKKMLTLDAEHRITPMETLSHTFVTMAHLPHLPHSAHVKSCFQNMEICKRTCTGFNSSRGLFGSGGGAGGTASTDANLPVTFNSQIGQHSQPIIIWYMPSIIIISSGTEDDANLPTSCSVNQRVDDISCGTVRDSDSSTCSLLSPRHLLTFMDNVTKSLAMAMALAKALP, from the exons ATGGCCGGTCGAGGTCAGCCTAAGAGGAGAAGGTTATCATCTAAAGGTTTGACCTCCCAGCTCCAAGTTTTATCCCGGGATGTGAGCGGTCAGGCGGGTGAGAGCAGCTACTACCTGCAGTGCCCTGACCATACGGGGGCGCCCTCTCCCGCGGATTCAACATTCAACCCTAACTATAACTCAGCTGCCgtggtctctccctcctctggaGCCGAACACAGGCAGACTGGGTTCTGTGCTGCCAACATCACCAGCAGCATCTCAAGACCTTCGTGGTCTTCGTCCTCCTCTTGGTggccttcatcctcctctttgtggtcttcgtcctcctcttcatcttcgCCTAGCCGGCAGGGTGTAGACGTAGCGTTGGCCTCGCAGAGTGGCAACGCCTACCGGAAGCGCGGTGGACTcaagaggaagaacagagaggcagacagcaGCGACAGTGTGCTGACCCTGGAGGAGCCCTCCGCCCCTGGGCTTTCCAACCGCATGGCCTGGGGCGAGGCTTCCACCACCATCGACTACCATCTAGAGCAGCACGAGGTCCTCTGCTCTGTCTCCAACAGATACGAGGTGCTGGAGTTCCTGGGCTGTGGGGCTTTTGGCCAGGTGGCCAAGTGCTGGAAGCTCGGCACCAATGAAACAGTCGCCATCAAGATCTTAAAAGATCACCCTTACTTTGCCCGCCAGGGCCAGATCGAG ATGAGCATCCTGAGCTGTCTGAGCACGGAGAACGCAGACGAGTTCAACATTGTGCGCTGGTACGAGTGCTTCCAGCACAGGAACCACATATGCCTGgtctttgagatgctggggcagAGCCTGTACGACTTCCTGAAGCACAGCGAGTTCAGCCCGCTGCCGCTGAAGTACATCCGGCCCATGTTACAGCAGCTGGCCACCGCGCTCTTGAAGCTAAAGAGTCTGGGCCTGATCCACACCGACCTCAAGCCCGACAACATCATGCTGGTGGACCCCGTCAGGCAGCCGTACCGCATTAAGGTTATCGACTTCGGCTCTGCCACCCACGTCTCCGACGCCGTGTGCTCCTCCTACCTACAGACCAGATACTACCG ATCGCCCGAGATCATCCTGGGTCTCCCTTTCTGCGAGGCCATTGATATGTGGTCCCTGGGCTGTGTCATCGCCGAGCTCTTCCTGGGCTGGCCCCTGTATCCTGGAGCATCTGAATATGATCAG ATCCGgtacatctcccagacgcagggcctTCCACCAGAGAACCTCCTGAACGCGGGAACCAAGACCGGATGCTACTTCCACAGGGGCTCTGGCTCCAGCTACCATCTGTGGAGACTCAAG ACGCCTTTGGAGCATGAGGTGGAGCTTGGCGTCGAGTCCAGAGAGACCAGGAAATATATTTTCAACTGTCTCGACGACATGATGCAG GTCAACATGCCCAGTCTAGAAGGCAGAGACATTCTAGTGGAGAAGGCTGACCGGCGTGAGTTCATGGACCTGCTGAAAAAGATGCTGACGCTGGACGCAGAGCACCGAATCACGCCGATGGAGACCCTCAGCCACACGTTTGTCACCATGGCTCACcttccccacctccctcacagtgcaca TGTAAAGTCCTGCTTTCAGAACATGGAGATCTGTAAGCGGACGTGCACGGGCTTCAACAGCAGCAGAGGCCTGTTCGGCAGTGGAGGCGGGGCCGGGGGCACGGCCAGTACTGACGCCAACCTCCCAGTCACCTTCAACAGCCAGATTGGCCAACACAGCCAG CCCATCATCATCTGGTACATGCCCAGCATCATTATCATCTCCAGCGGCACAGAGGACGACGCCAACCTGCCCACCAG ttgcaGCGTGAACCAGCGGGTGGATGACATCAGCTGTGGGACCGTGCGGGACTCTGACTCGTCCACCTGCAGCCTGCTCAGCCCCAGGCACCTGCTCACCTTTATGGACAACGTCACCAAGTCGCTGGCCATGGCCATGGCCTTGGCGAAGGCCCTGCCCTGA
- the LOC143509865 gene encoding nipped-B-like protein A — MEHLDPDEEEEVGENAAAVRNKAISALLEGTGGAKLHNHHQAQMDEYDSEGDERTAGVSGRGRKAGESADAVLANMSLSVSALDIVALHCPQYRNRPQLGRVLERTATACAGWLGLSPAPGAKLVARRDSSWSPGWRPSASPTSSTERSR; from the exons ATGGAACATCTCGAtcctgatgaagaggaggaggtaggGGAGAACGCTGCTGCTGTTCGGAACAAAGCCATCTCCGCCCTGCTGGAGGGGACAGGTGGAGCAAAACTACACAACCACCACCAAGCCCAGATGGACGAGTACGACAGTGAGGGGGACGAGAGGACAGCAGGA gtgtCTGGGCGTGGGAGGAAGGCGGGGGAGAGTGCGGACGCCGTGCTGGCTAACATGAGCCTGTCTGTGAGCGCTCTGGACATCGTGGCCCTGCACTGCCCACAGTACCGGAACAGACCACAGCTGGGCCGCGTGCTGGAGCGGACGGCTACAGCGTGCGCTGGATGGCTGGGTCTTTCTCCAGCGCCTGGAGCGAAGCTCGTCGCAAGGAGGGACTCAAGCTGGTCCCCTGGGTGGAGACCGTCCGCCTCACCGACATCATCTACAGAAAGATCACGCTGA
- the LOC143509866 gene encoding homeodomain-interacting protein kinase 2-like, translating into MAGRGQPKRRRLSSKGLTSQLQVLSRDVSGQAGESSYYLQCPDHTGAPSPADSTFNPNYNSAAVVSPSSGAEHRQTGFCAANITSSISRPSWSSSSSWWPSSSSLWSSSSSSSSPSRQGVDVALASQSGNAYRKRGGLKRKNREADSSDSVLTLEELSAPGLSNRMAWGEASTTIDYHLEQHEVLCSVSNRYEVLEFLGCGAFGQVAKCWKLGTNETVAIKILKDHPYFARQGQIEMSILSRLSTENADEFNIVRWYECFQHRNHICLVFEMLGQSLYDFLKHSEFSPLPLKYIRPMLQQLATTLLKLKSLGLIHTDLKPDNIMLVDPVRQPYRIKVIDFGSATHVSDAVCSSYLQTRYYRSPKIILGLPFCEAIDMWSLGCVIAELFLGWPLYPGASEYDQIRYISQTQGLPPENLLSAGTKTGCYFHRGSGSSYHLWRLKTPLEHEVELGVESRETRKYIFNCLDDMMQVNMPSLESRDILVEKADRREFMDLLKKMLTLDAEHRITPMETLSHTFVTMAHLPHLPHSAHVKSCFQNMEICKRTCTGFNSSRGLFGSGGGAGGAASTDANLPVTFNSQIGQHSQPIIIWDMPSIIIISSGTEDDANLPTSCSVNQRVDDISCGTVRDSDSSTCSLLSPRHLLTFMDNVTKSLAMAMASAKALP; encoded by the exons ATGGCCGGTCGAGGTCAGCCTAAGAGGAGAAGGTTATCATCTAAAGGTTTGACCTCCCAGCTCCAAGTTTTATCCCGGGATGTGAGCGGTCAGGCGGGTGAGAGCAGCTACTACCTGCAGTGCCCTGACCATACGGGGGCGCCCTCTCCCGCGGATTCAACATTCAACCCTAACTATAACTCAGCTGCCgtggtctctccctcctctggaGCCGAGCACAGGCAGACTGGGTTCTGTGCTGCCAACATCACCAGCAGCATCTCAAGACCTTCGTGGTCTTCGTCCTCCTCTTGGTggccttcatcctcctctttgtggtcttcgtcctcctcttcatcttcgCCTAGCCGGCAGGGTGTAGACGTAGCGTTGGCCTCGCAGAGTGGCAACGCCTACCGGAAGCGCGGTGGACTcaagaggaagaacagagaggcagacagcaGCGACAGTGTGCTGACCCTGGAGGAGCTCTCCGCCCCTGGGCTTTCCAACCGCATGGCCTGGGGCGAGGCTTCCACCACCATCGACTACCATTTAGAGCAGCACGAGGTCCTCTGCTCTGTCTCCAACAGATACGAGGTGCTGGAGTTCCTGGGCTGTGGGGCTTTTGGCCAGGTGGCCAAGTGCTGGAAGCTCGGCACCAATGAAACAGTCGCCATCAAGATCTTAAAAGATCACCCTTACTTTGCCCGCCAGGGCCAGATCGAG ATGAGCATCCTGAGCCGTCTGAGCACGGAGAACGCAGACGAGTTCAACATTGTGCGCTGGTACGAGTGCTTCCAGCACAGGAACCACATATGCCTGgtctttgagatgctggggcagAGCCTGTACGACTTCCTGAAGCACAGCGAGTTCAGCCCGCTGCCGCTGAAGTACATCCGGCCCATGTTACAGCAGCTGGCCACCACGCTCTTGAAGCTAAAGAGTCTGGGCCTGATCCACACCGACCTCAAGCCCGACAACATCATGCTGGTGGACCCCGTCAGGCAGCCGTACCGCATTAAGGTTATCGACTTCGGCTCTGCCACCCACGTCTCCGACGCCGTGTGCTCCTCCTACCTACAGACCAGATACTACCG ATCGCCCAAGATCATCCTGGGTCTCCCTTTCTGCGAGGCCATTGATATGTGGTCCCTGGGCTGTGTCATCGCTGAGCTCTTCCTGGGCTGGCCCCTGTATCCTGGAGCATCTGAATATGATCAG ATCCGgtacatctcccagacgcagggcctTCCACCAGAGAACCTCCTGAGCGCGGGAACCAAGACCGGATGCTACTTCCACAGGGGCTCTGGCTCCAGCTACCATCTGTGGAGACTCAAG ACGCCTTTGGAGCATGAGGTGGAGCTTGGCGTCGAGTCCAGAGAGACCAGGAAATATATTTTCAACTGTCTCGACGACATGATGCAG GTCAACATGCCCAGTCTAGAAAGCAGAGACATTCTAGTGGAGAAGGCTGACCGGCGTGAGTTCATGGACCTGCTGAAAAAGATGCTGACGCTGGACGCAGAGCACCGAATCACGCCGATGGAGACCCTCAGCCACACGTTTGTCACCATGGCTCACcttccccacctccctcacagtgcaca TGTAAAGTCCTGCTTTCAGAACATGGAGATCTGTAAGCGGACGTGCACGGGCTTCAACAGCAGCAGAGGCCTGTTCGGCAGTGGAGGCGGGGCCGGGGGCGCGGCCAGTACTGACGCCAACCTCCCAGTCACCTTCAACAGCCAGATTGGCCAACACAGCCAG CCCATCATTATCTGGGACATGCCCAGCATCATTATCATCTCCAGCGGCACAGAGGACGACGCCAACCTGCCCACCAG ttgcaGCGTGAACCAGCGGGTGGATGACATCAGCTGTGGGACCGTGCGGGACTCTGACTCGTCCACCTGCAGCCTGCTCAGCCCCAGGCACCTGCTCACCTTTATGGACAACGTCACCAAGTCGCTGGCCATGGCCATGGCCTCGGCGAAGGCCCTGCCCTGA